A single genomic interval of Astyanax mexicanus isolate ESR-SI-001 chromosome 4, AstMex3_surface, whole genome shotgun sequence harbors:
- the LOC125801207 gene encoding uncharacterized protein LOC125801207 — translation MLNPPSFQKSAHFWLEDTMRHQQCPICHVTYSNLPKHLTGFHNVANPKEKALLLSLSSGRVKGLFRCEEPQCGKTVKRLDRHYAECHIDKTSDEAKSIVTRCKNQYILEQLGKLRETHPQVLMVSVLDLGGRQTTQDDRWTRPPPDAPETSADPACSQGHQRTSRLQAGCLGLLGNSRLKAEVLGTSIDIPTDTETPGMSTDVKPEPAPAETTQDLTPNCSNTDCQRLLRENQELKARLGLGKGECPRQDCQHKSQELSRLVQLYMASPQKKLRNKFSRKDDFETEHAPKYEQVLQDFFVFCVGANPSSKVKDNGNTCRSHVRRFLLFAGEGKLLKGDFSFLADSTKIAEWVEVLKTDRMKPTTIRINLVNIHKFVKFLNNLPAAQTKLSGRDFQRIHAQIKARLKDLQKDVTLHSQKFRKENKSSRNNAERTA, via the exons ATGCTTAATCCACCTTCTTTCCAGAAATCGGCACATTTTTGGTTAGAGGACACAATGAGGCACCAGCAGTGCCCTATTTGCCACGTCACATACTCGAATCTTCCTAAGCACCTGACGGGATTCCACAACGTGGCGAATCCCAAAGAGAAGGCCCTGCTCCTGAGCCTCTCCAGCGGACG cgTGAAGGGATTGTTCCGATGTGAGGAGCCTCAATGCGGGAAAACGGTTAAAAGGCTCGACAGGCATTACGCAGAATGCCACATTGATAAAACG TCCGATGAAGCTAAGAGCATTGTCACAAGGTGCAAAAATCAATACATCTTGGAACAGCTAGGAAAACTGAGGGAAACCCATCCCCAAGTGCTGATGGTCAGCGTGCTGGATTTGGGCGGCAGGCAGACCACCCAGGATGACCGATGGACCCGACCACCCCCCGACGCACCAGAGACATCGGCGGACCCAGCCTGCAGCCAGGGACATCAACGGACCTCCCGTTTGCAAGCGGGATGCCTGGGACTTCTGGGGAATTCCCGCCTGAAAGCGGAAGTCCTGGGGACGTCCATAGACATCCCAACcgacactgaaacacctggaatGTCCACAGATGTCAAACCAGAGCCAGCGCCGGCGGAGACCACCCAGGACCTCACACCCAACTGCTCAAACACAGACTGCCAGCGGCTCCTGAGAGAAAATCAGGAGCTCAAGGCACGTCTGGGTTTGGGTAAGGGAGAATGCCCCAGGCAGGACTGCCAGCATAAAAGCCAGGAGCTTTCCAGGCTGGTGCAGCTCTACATGGCAAGCCCCCAAAAGAAGCTCCGAAATAAATTTTCCAGAAAGGATGATTTTGAAACAGAGCATGCCCCAAAATATG AACAAGTCCTACAagacttttttgtcttctgtGTCGGGGCCAATCCTTCAAGCAAAGTGAAAGACAACGGCAATACCTGCCGGAGCCACGTCCGCAGGTTTCTTTTGTTTGCAGGAGAGGGCAAGCTCCTGAAGGGGGACTTTTCCTTTTTAGCCGACTCAACGAAGATTGCAGA GTGGGTGGAGGTTCTTAAAACAGACAGAATGAAACCCACGACCATAAGAATTAATCTAGTAAACATCCACAAGTTCGTCAAATTCCTAAACAACCTGCCTGCAGCCCAAACAAAACTCAGTGGGAGGGACTTCCAAAGGATCCATGCACAGATAAAGGCGCGTCTGAAGGATCTACAGAAGGACGTCACTCTACATAGTCAAAAGTTTAGAAAGGAGAACAAAA gttCGAGAAATAATGCCGAAAGAACTGCGTAA